TAGACATAAAACCCAGGTGCAACCATGATCCGGACCATGGTTGGGACCAACTTCTTTGCTCTGTCTCCACCCATATCTTCCATGTAAACCGAATCAAACCTCACCCACTTCTCCACCCTAAAGATCGGCAAACCAGGGTGTACCGAGTTGGCCAGAAGGTGCACCAACCACACAGTTTTAGACGCACCAAAGAATGTCTGCAACAGTGGTTCAGTCCAGGCTCTATTCCATCCCAACATAGCTACAATCTCATTCATTTTCCAGTCGCAGAACTTACTGAACTCTTCACTGAAATGCCTTGTCCCCTTATTCAACACCTCATCCCATGTCAACTCCTTTAGCACATTAAAAGATGCATAGTTTGCTTCACATCTATCAATTGGGTTCAGGATTTGATTTACAGAACTCTTTTGGAACCCAACAgattcaaaatcttcaaagaaaACTTTATTCAACAAGGCCTCAAGGTAAAAGAGAACACTTTTGGGATTCTTGGAGAATGAAATCTTTATATCATATGGTTGAAGCAGAACAGATAATCTCTCATAAACTCTGACTCCCATGTGCCTTAGTTGCATAGTGAGTGACCTGCTCAAAAGCCTAACCGAGGACCTAGCTTCTGAAACTGAAACCAAGAATTGCTCTATCACCTTGTCACTAAAACCCGTAACACCGTTTTGCTGATGAAGATGGATATCGAAACCTCTTCCAACTCGATATGGTGAATTGCTGCTACACTGGTCCAGCCCGGACTTCAAATTATGGCAATAAACTTCAAGCTTGTTAAGCTTCTTTTCGAGTTCAGACATCGAAGACTTGAGCCTTGAAGCTTCAAGGAGTGCTTCATCTCTCTTTCTTGTAGCTTGAATCAGCTTATGCGAGAGCTCAGCCGCAGCAATCCTCCATTGCTCCTCTCTGGCCGTCGATATATCTGTAGATTTTGGACTTTTTCTCGTCAGCGAAGAGAATATAGACTTGAAGAGTCCATTAGGACTTGCAATGAAAGATGAGTGCTTGTTTAATCCATTGTTGTCCAAAGGAACCACAGAGATCTTCTCTCGTGAGGTTGGACGGCACTTGTTGCAAGAAACGGAACCATCTTCTCCACAGTTTTCACTAGATTCATGCCGTTTCTTAGAGCTAGGCTTGCCGTTTTTGTCATAAAGAGGTGTTGGCAGGTGCTTCGGAGTCTCTTTCTTATCCACACAGTCAGTAGGTGTCGCCTTCATTTGGCTTCTTCCTTCACTGCCTTCATCTTCTTGTTCTTCTCTATCACATTCTTGAATCTGTCAAagacaaatttaaaaaataaaagtcaataatgaaaaagaaaatttcttcAACCTTTTCTTTTAACTCGgcataaagtttttttttttctcaggaAACAAACAGGTGTCTACTGTGTGCTTACGGGAGTGAAATGAGGGGAGTGgtgagatggatgtggagcagaagGAAAAGAAGAGGACATAGAtgaggaaggagaagaagaggacgaaggagccatgccaagccAAGCCAAGCCAATTTGTTATCTAATTATCATTTTTGGGGTGGcatattctttttatttgaaCTACGTAAATGACACGTGTGACTCTACATCGGAGgttgtttctttttatttattagtagtACTATCTATTGGTGCAACATTACAACCTTGCATCTTCTGTTTCAGTCTCTTTTCGTTTTCTTTCACTCTTTTTTAGTTGCAACTTCGTCTTTTGTTATCATGGTGGTGACTCACATGTAACATTTACTCGTGTTTGAAAAAATTGGATTAAACAAGAgagatgaaaaataataaaaaaaaaaatattttttatcttatttaactaaaagaaaataaaaagaaagaagtgaaaataatttaatttggtcTAATTCTTTTAGAAACTAAAAAATGGAATttccaataaaaaaaatgaatttagttGTTtcataaaacaataataattcatGTTCTTAATTAGTTACGTTTTGCTATTTCAGGAATGGAGTGTTCATGAAAAATCATAAACCTCATCAACTTTCACAGCAACTCCAAATGTTTGTTGATTTGGAAATAGATGGAgcccaaattaaataaatgtgaTGAGCAGCACGCATCAAGTTCCTAATTGAGGCAAAATGTTCAATAAAGCAGCATTAAATTACAAGTGATAGACCACCAAATTCTGAGCGATTGAGTTGGGCTAACTACTAAGACTCATGGCACTGTCAAGATTAGATTCCAATTCAAATTGTTAGAGATACACTGCTAGAAAATACAATCACAACCAAAAGAATTTGTCTTCTCACTGATCTGAACTATAAAAGAAACATGAATGAATACCCttgtaattgaaaaaaaaaaaacaagtccAAATCCTAACCACTGATTATGAGTATTTTTGAACTTAGGGATTTAATCAAACAAACATATCAATTTCATTCATTATCTGTCTCATCCCATGATGATTAGGTCTAGCAAAATATATCACAAAGTTAGATTAGAAATAATGGAATGTAATCTAAAATCTACAAGCTGAAGTAATTGACATGGAAATAGAAGATATAGCAGGCCCCACATCCTGATCTGCGCGAGAATCTTACGAAGGGTAATAAAGATTTTCGGGGCCATTGAGTAAAAAACTTAGGTCAACTTAGGTGGGTTCTTGAATCTTGGAGAAGGGTTCTGAATGGCATTTAGCGAAAATCTCTTACCAAGTCAGCTTCTGGTGGGACATACGAATATAAATTTCCCTTGACAAATTTCATTCGGAGAGTCACCCTGATTGATAAAGGAGCTAATTTTCCAGAGAAAATGACAAGGAATGCCAAGATAATATTGTCGTGGGATATTAATTATTCACTAATCATCTTAAAGTGAATCAATTCTCTTGATAAATCAAGCAAGGACTGTTATGCTGCCTAAAATAGTGAACTCCATAAGCGCCATAGAGTTAAAGACGTTTCTCATGTAGAGGGCCTGTCACATTTAAGGCTATCTTAAATCCTCAACTACTTGCAATAACTCCACAGATGGAAGGTGCAGAGGATGTAATGCCAACAaccaagagagagagaaatgggGTTTTGCATGTGAAGTTAATAAATGAGACAACAAAGGCTGGGAGTGTGATCCTTGCCTTGCAGTGAAACAGTGGTCCTCTTTGTCAATTTTTGCCAGCGGAGTCTTAGCCGCTGACCTGTGTAAAAGTATCATCTATTTTTGTATTCTATGGGATATTGGGATCACGTGCAGTTGCTGCTACTGCTCGCACCAAGCTTGTCCTTCTTGCATGGGTAAGAACCagagagaaagaagagagaagatacCCAGATGAGGATAAGTCCTGACAAATCCGTCGCCACCAGCACCGAGCTTGGATGGATGGAAATCGGAAACAGGAAAAAAAGTGCTCGCTGCATCTAATCATGATGATCATGTCCTGTTTTTATCTGGTTACAAGCTTTTTGCCAGGCTTTTATTCAATTGAAAATCCATATATTTTTGCTACAAGAACATCTCAATGTATGAGGAATTGAAGCTCTTTTGGATTTCAATAAACTACAATGATGATTCAGGATCAGCTTGAAAATCGTCACATTTGATAGACAACCAAttcataaaatatgaaaaatttaaaggCTCAAATATGTAAATTTTTCTTCAAAGATTTTGACTCCTGACCTAACAATTTTCCTAATTGACACATATTtatcttaaataatttttttattggagCCAATATGATCCGGATTGGCTTTCCTGTTACTCTATATTAATCCATTTCATTTGTCATTTCAAGTTCAATTACGAGTgagctttctttcttttctcctttttgAAAGTGACGGTCAGAAAACTACAATTTAATATgaatttaattctattaatttttaataccttttatttttaaaataatatcatcaacatcaATATAATATtagcatttaaaaaaaaaatcagtttttGGGAGCGGTCTCCCATTTCCGCAGGAGTGGATCTTTCACAGGATGGGCTACACGAACCAAAGTTAGGAGAGTTAGGGCCttagatttaattttacaattgaGCCTAAAGCCTAGGCCCTAAACCACAAACTCTTCCCTTGCATCctctttttaactttttaatattttcctttgaacttttaaaattttaatcagaaaaaataaaatggagCAGAGCCAGGACATAGAATTCCAGTCTTCTTTCCCTGGAATTTCAAAGTCTTCAAATCAAATTTCATTGCTGACCCTTCTGTTAGCTCCAATCGTTTTATTGTAGCCCATCTATTAGTTCCATAGATTGATCGCAAAAGTAcaattttttgtttaattttgacAAAATTATGCAGAAATCTGGAGGTGGAGTAATGGCATGGAACGTGTTCAGGTTCTGCACTGCTCTGCGTGCCCTTGGCTCTATTATGATTGTATTGGTCATTGGCATAATTGGGCTTACGTATTATGTCGTTGTTATAGCCGATTATGGTCCAGCTCTCTTTCATGGTGGCCTCGATTCGCTTGTTTCTTTCGTTGTCTTGCTTTTGTTCCATTCTTTGGTAAGTTCCATTACCGTTtcacttttatttattaaaaaggaaaaaaagatccTTGAAGTGCCTATTTCTTCAATACTGATGAATTGCATGATGGGTTGCTTTATCTAGTTTAAGGAAAGCGTCAGGAGGGGTTAATACCAAAAGTAGAATTGTTGTTTCTGGACCTGGTTTAGCTGGTTTTAGCTTTGAAACTGGATGTTATCGAAATTATGCTATACGATGTTGTTCTTGGGCTTGACTTGGATTCAACTACCTTTTGATGGACGGATTTTAGCTAAATTCTGCTATAAGCTGCTGTGAGAGAAGTGGCCTTCTTATTGAGAATCATAAAAAAAGTATCTGTATTGTCGTTCCACTTATTTTACATTGCAAGAATCAATATGGAGTGTTTGATCCTTTTGGATCCTTTTCAGACTCAAGCAATTATTGTACATGTTTGATACTACTAAACTGTATCCAACTGTCAAAGAAAGACTTTTAGCTTTGAAACTTCATTCATTCCTTTTTGTATGGTTAAGGAATGTGGTGAATGCACCTTAGAAATATACTTTTTTCATGGTTAGAAGAATGATATCATTAGTCGAATTTTGAAAGAATTTATGGCACATCTTATATGGAATTTTGTAGTTCAATATTCAATTATGACCTAAAAATTCACGTTAGCGGAAATGGTATATAGATAcaagaaatatatatttattagtatGTCCTTTCCATGTCATACTTTACATTTTCTGACAATTATAATTAGTCTATAGCTGGctaactcgcggttgtcgaagccgatcaaaaataatctttctggttatcaacaattttacaactgtagatagtggtgaaaggatcgaatccacaaggaattgagaacttacctattttgcTTATTAAGACCAAGATAATTaactgaaaaagaaataaactgaaatgagataaactgaaagcaaataaactgaa
This is a stretch of genomic DNA from Manihot esculenta cultivar AM560-2 chromosome 2, M.esculenta_v8, whole genome shotgun sequence. It encodes these proteins:
- the LOC110606309 gene encoding IRK-interacting protein — protein: MAPSSSSSPSSSMSSSFPSAPHPSHHSPHFTPIQECDREEQEDEGSEGRSQMKATPTDCVDKKETPKHLPTPLYDKNGKPSSKKRHESSENCGEDGSVSCNKCRPTSREKISVVPLDNNGLNKHSSFIASPNGLFKSIFSSLTRKSPKSTDISTAREEQWRIAAAELSHKLIQATRKRDEALLEASRLKSSMSELEKKLNKLEVYCHNLKSGLDQCSSNSPYRVGRGFDIHLHQQNGVTGFSDKVIEQFLVSVSEARSSVRLLSRSLTMQLRHMGVRVYERLSVLLQPYDIKISFSKNPKSVLFYLEALLNKVFFEDFESVGFQKSSVNQILNPIDRCEANYASFNVLKELTWDEVLNKGTRHFSEEFSKFCDWKMNEIVAMLGWNRAWTEPLLQTFFGASKTVWLVHLLANSVHPGLPIFRVEKWVRFDSVYMEDMGGDRAKKLVPTMVRIMVAPGFYVYGSVVKCKVLCRYNNNNNINNVIDEKGLTLSSSPQGLHYPKSEIF